One genomic region from Enoplosus armatus isolate fEnoArm2 chromosome 17, fEnoArm2.hap1, whole genome shotgun sequence encodes:
- the LOC139300809 gene encoding G-protein coupled receptor 183-like, translating into MERNVSSPLSSTSLPTQLPFNATADINSTVKPFSVFDGCDHQVEGILFDLTLQCINVVVGIPANLLVIAILIHNRKEPSTSDIFLGCLAVMDTYFSSMTPISFLNLYHWQSKDVWSALKFSYGVKDTSGPLFLSCICLDRFVAVLFPVMFLQLKHIKYRLSLSVLVFCLTFAYSAAKVVGGLPNFEKVFTGEILATFTWMVVCNACILWVLKKSRGAGKDEMHPMKKKAFKMVLSILCIIVFNYLPPVALFPFEDYYSPDVFRCYVQPVGFAFLNIGSTIQPLVYLSRLGKVPFLSDTCIKKCCACVSAENNKTPPAQIPPA; encoded by the coding sequence ATGGAGAGAAACGTGTCTTCACCGCTCAGTTCGACCTCTCTCCCGACTCAACTCCCTTTCAATGCCACCGCTGACATTAATTCCACAGTGAAACCCTTCAGTGTGTTCGACGGGTGTGATCATCAGGTAGAGGGCATACTCTTTGACCTGACCCTGCAGTGCATCAACGTAGTCGTGGGAATCCCTGCCAACTTACTTGTCATTGCAATCCTCATCCACAATCGAAAAGAGCCCTCCACTTCAGACATATTCTTGGGCTGCCTGGCCGTCATGGATACCTACTTTAGTTCCATGACCCCTATCAGCTTCCTAAACCTTTACCACTGGCAGAGCAAGGACGTGTGGTCAGCCCTTAAGTTCTCCTACGGTGTGAAAGACACCAGTGGCCCGTTGTTTCTCTCCTGTATCTGCCTAGATCGCTTCGTGGCTGTGCTCTTTCCAGTCATGTTTCTGCAGCTCAAACACATCAAGTACAGGTTGAGCCTCTCAGTACTGGTATTCTGCCTCACCTTTGCCTACTCAGCAGCCAAGGTTGTGGGAGGCCTCCCCAACTTCGAGAAGGTGTTCACTGGTGAGATCCTGGCAACGTTTACTTGGATGGTTGTGTGTAATGCATGCATCCTGTGGGTCCTGAAGAAGTCCCGCGGTGCAGGGAAAGATGAGATGCACCCCATGAAGAAGAAGGCTTTCAAGATGGTGCTCTCTATCCTCTGTATCATTGTGTTTAACTACCTGCCACCTGTAGCGCTGTTTCCTTTTGAAGACTACTACTCCCCTGATGTGTTTCGCTGCTACGTGCAGCCTGTGGGCTTCGCTTTCCTCAACATCGGCAGCACCATTCAGCCACTCGTCTATCTATCTCGTCTGGGGAAGGTGCCTTTCCTCTCAGACACCTGCATTAAAAAGTGTTGcgcctgtgtctctgcagagaaCAACAAAACCCCACCTGCACAAATCCCACCTGCTTAG